The following are encoded in a window of Castanea sativa cultivar Marrone di Chiusa Pesio chromosome 5, ASM4071231v1 genomic DNA:
- the LOC142635556 gene encoding uncharacterized protein LOC142635556, with the protein MAVVLRYVDKKRIVTAQFLGIVHITDTSALSLKAAIEFLLCKYALSLSRLRGQGYDGASNMQGEFNGLKTLILKENKSTFYVHCFAHQLQLTLVAIPNKHTNIVEFFSSVSKIVTIVGASRKRREFLRNAQLAKITEALNFGELESGQVNVLEMIEKDSLLSEQRVEARSILSKHDIPILNMDEIFVVGVRPRHNAPQIRNLHHCRVDLFFEVIDLQLQELNNRFSKVTIELLLCMACLNPSDSFLAFDIQKLTHLEKFYPSDFFETDVLTLDNQLQTYIVDMCSNDEFLELKGIGDLARKMVETNKVVIYPLVYLLGISIG; encoded by the exons ATGGCTGTTGTTTTGCGTTATGTGGACAAAAAGAGAATTGTTACAGCGCAATTTCTTGGTATTGTACATATAACAGATACCTCTGCTTTGTCTCTAAAAGCtgcaattgaatttttattatgtaagtaTGCATTGAGTTTATCAAGACTACGTGGGCAAGGTTATGATGGGGCCAGTAACATGCAAGGTGAATTCAATGGtcttaaaactttaattttgaaggAGAATAAATCAACATTTTATGTCCATTGCTTTGCTCATCAACTTCAGTTGACTCTTGTAGCTATTCCTAACAAGCATACTaatattgttgaattttttagCTCAGTTAGTAAAATAGTAACTATTGTTGGAGCTTCTCGTAAAAGACGAGAATTTTTACGAAATGCACAACTTGCCAAAATTACAGAAGCATTGAACTTCGGTGAACTTGAAAGTGGGCAAG TTAATGTACTTGAGATGATTGAAAAGGATAGCCTACTCTCTGAGCAAAGAGTTGAAGCTCGATCTATTTTAAG CAAGCATGATATTCCTATCttgaacatggatgaaatatttgtagttgGTGTGAGGCCACGACACAACGCCCCACAAATTAGAAATTTACATCACTGTCGTGTTGATCTATTCTTTGAAGTCATAGATTTACAACTTCAAGAGCTTAATAATCGTTTTTCAAAGGTGACTATTGAGTTGCTACTTTGTATGGCTTGCTTGAATCCAAGTGATTCGTTTTTGGCTTTTGATATACAAAAATTGACCCATCTTGAAAAGTTCTATCCATCCGATTTTTTTGAGACAGATGTATTGACACTTGATAATCAACTTCAAACTTACATTGTTGATATGTGCTCCAATGACGAGTTTTTAGAGCTTAAAGGAATTGGGGACCTTGCTAGAAAGATGGTGGAGACAAATAAGGTTGTTATATATCCATTGGTATATTTGCTTGGTATATCCATTGGATGA